From the Haemophilus parainfluenzae genome, the window TTTTACCTCTTTCATTTTGACTTCTTTGGAATGAGCAGAAAGTTGATTTAATTCAATATGATCGGCTTCCCAAAATCCTTTACCTTCCATTTTGACTGGCGTATTTAAGGATTTCCAGTTTGCACTTCCATTAATAATCCAATCCCAACGGTTTGTCGCTTGTTTTTCCACCGACTGTAACTTATGTTCTTCATCTCGGAAGTCAAACACGGTTTTAATACCGGCAATAAACTCGTGGGCGTTTCCGTCTAATTTTAAATTGAGATTTTCAAACTGCGGGGTTGTGCCATTCAACGTTGCTTGCAAACGCCCTTCTAAGCCGTAACGACCGATAATAATGTCATCTAACGGTAAACGAACATGTAATTTGGTATCGGGTTGTACAGTATCCATTTTAAAGACCGACCCCGGATAAAAATACACCACGAGATGCGTAAAAATCCCACCTAGATGATAAGTTAAATTGGTGAGTGCCACAGTCGAGTTATAACGCAAATCCCCACGTGTTTTCAGCTCAAAATCCAATTCATTATTATCATCGCCACCACCGATTTCGCCATTTTTACCTGAAATCACGATCTCCCCTTTGCCCATTTCGCCAAAGGTTTGCAAGATCACGTTCATATCAATGCTTAACGGCAATAAGCCTTCTGCCGCACGGTGAATAGATAACCCAAGGAAACCTTTAATCGGTTGATAGCTGTCGAAGGTCCAATAAAATTTCCCCCATGAAATATCCAAACCGTCTTTGGTAAACACAAAAGGCACATCCAACAACGGTGAATTTGCTGTTAAATCTTGAACATTTAACTGACCATCCGCCCCTTGCCATGACACTTTTGCCTCGCCTTTGGTTACAGCAAGTTCTGGGTTATTCCAATTGAATAAAACATTTCCTTGTTGAGGGAGTTGAGAAAGATCGGGCTCAAAATTTGCAGTGAACTGAAGATCATAGGTTTTATCGCCTGCTTGTTTGATATCGGTATTGCCCGTCCATTGGAAGATCCCATCTCGTGGCGTGACAGTGGATTGATGATGCAGCTCAAGGCCATCATTATTCGCTTGAGCTTCAAGGGCTAATTGGTTGCCATTATAGTTGGCATCTAACGCCCAATCAGCCGATAAAAAAGGCTGCAATGCGGCTTGTTTCAGTGCATCGGTATTTGTTAATTGAAAGTGTTTAACTTTGACATCAGAAATAGGTAATGCCGCCCAAAGTGCGGTCAAATTTGGTGGTGTTTTTTCAGCATTATCACTGGGTAAATGGGTTAAACAATCGTAATCTAAGCTAGCCTTTTCAACGTCAAGACTATGCGTATTCCACCAAGTGAGTTGCGTATTATTGAGGTTTACGAGGGTACATTGTTCTGTTTTCACTTTTAGCTCGGGCAGCGTTAAACCTGTCGCTTTCCATTGCCAGTCATCAGCTAATTCAATGTGATAATGGGGTGCTAAAAAATGATTTGCAAGTTGTTCCACACGTTTCGGGGTCGCAAAAACGCGCACTAAGCCAACGCTTACTACGAGCAAGAACAACAAAATAATCAAAGCCCACAGGCAACGCTTTCGCATAGTTTCCCCAATTACGCGATAAATAAATGAACAGAGGCGTATTCTATCTTATCTCGTCCCAAATAGCTCAACTAACTTATCCCCAAAGAAATAAAATACTAATCCAAAGGCGACAATAATTAAGCCGATAAATTTCGTGATATTGACTTCTCGAATCGGCATACCGATAAGACCAAAATGATCGATAGTAGCTGCAGTAATTAATTGTCCGACGATGATAAAAAATAACATCGCGGTAATGCCTAGCTTAGGTGCAAGCAAAACCGTTGTGAACACGACAACTGCACCGAGTATCCCACCAATTAATTTCCACCAAGGTTGTGAAGGGACGGTTGATAAATTGCCCCATAAATCGGTTTTTACCCAAGCAATAAAAAAGAGAACGATTGTTCCCACTGCAAAAGAAATGAAGGTCGCGATCACCGCTTCACCACTCATGGCTTTCGCGAGTTGTGTATTAATTGCTGATTGCGAGGCAAGTGCAACACCTGCCGCTAAGGCGATAATGAGATAAACAAAAAACATCGAAACTCCCAACAGAAAATTTGGCTTATTTTAACCTTTTCCTATTTGTCTTGTCGCGAAATGCTTTCCATTCGATAAAAATCGTCCAAAAATCAACCGCACTTTGCATTTCATTCATAAATACCTCAAAAGTTGTAAGTCATCTTACCTGTTTATTTGATCTCGATCACTATTTGACTATTCTTTATTTGACGGTAATCTTCAAATCCATACACTAAACTCCATTCAGAGCAATCGTTTGCGTAATGCGTATTGAAAGCAAAATAGACTGATTTTATCAACTCAATGGGAGGAATATCCATGACCCACATTATCGTTGCAACGCACGGTAAGTTTTCTGAAGAAATCGTCAATTCCGCCGCTATGGTGTATGGCGAAGATGAAAACTGCCATGTCGTGACTTTCTTACCGGGTGAAGGCGGTGAGCATTTAATCAAGAAATACAATGCGATTATTGCCACACTGCCTGAAAATGAACCGGTGCTCTTTTTGGTCGATTTATTTGGTGGTAGCCCTTATAACGCGGCAAGCCGAGTTGCCAGTGAAAGGGATAATACCGATATCGTCACCGGCATTAATCTACCGATGTTGCTAGAAGTACTTGATGCTAAAGATGGCGCTAGCTTAGATGAATTGGTAGAAACCGCGAAAGAAGTCGGGGTCGCTGCCGTGAAATCCTTCCGTCAACCTAAAGAAAGCAAGCCTGCTCCAACGCCAGCCTCTAAACCAGCTGAAGCACCAAAAACCTCTCCAAATCCAACCGCACTTTCTGGCAATATGAACATTTCCTTGTTGCGTATTGATAGTCGTTTAATCCACGGTCAAGTGGCAACCTCTTGGGCGAAAGCAGTGAAATGTGAAGCGATTTTTGCGATAAATGATGATGTGGCGAATGATGCGCTTCGTCGTGATTTATTACTCCAAATCGCGCCTGAACATTTGAAAGCTTATGTGATTCCTGTGGAAAAAGCCATTAAGGTGTATCACAACCCGAAATATGCAGGTAAAAATATTCTTTGGTTAGTGACCAACCCAACGGACATCCTGCGTTTAATTGAGGGTGGCGTGAAAATTGATAAGGTCAATGTGGGCGGTATGACCTATCGCGAAGGCGATAAACTTATTTCTCAAGCCGTTGCCGTCAACCCAACAGATGTAGCGGCATTTAAACAGCTTTTAGATAAAGGCGTGGAATTAAGCTTACAACAAGTGGCGAGCAGCCCGAAATCAATGCTCACACACAAAGAGCTTGATGCGATTCAATTTTAATTACGAGGACAATTCATTATGACAACAATGGAAATTATTTTAGTCACGCTCGTTGCCGCCATTTGCGGAATGGGGAGTGTATTGGACGAACGTCAAACCCATCGTCCTTTAGTTGCTTGTACCCTAATAGGCTTAGTATTAGGTGATTTAGAAACCGGTATTATTGTCGGTGGTACCCTTGAATTAGTGGCATTAGGCTGGATGAACGTGGGTGCAGCAATGGCACCAGATGCGGCATTAGCCAGTGTGATTGCGACTATCCTTGTCATCAAAGGCGGACAAGATAAAGGGAGCGCATTAGCGATTGCGATTCCGGTAGCGGCGGCAGGTCAAGTATTAACCATCTTCGTTCGTACTTTAACTATCTTCCTTCAACACAAAGCCGATGATTTTGCCGCAAAAGCGAACTTCCGAGGTATTGAATTCTGTCACTTTAGCGGCCTTGCATTACAAGCGTTACGCGTGGCAATTCCAACCTTCTTCGTTGCGTTAGTAGCAGGTACGGATACGGTAACCGAAGCATTGAACGCGATTCCAGAAGTGGTTACTCGCGGTTTACAAATCGCTGGTGGTTTTATCGTGGTCGTCGGTTATGCGATGGTCATCAATATGATGCGTGCAGGCGCATTAATGCCATTCTTCTTCCTAGGCTTCGTGATCGCCTCTTTCACCAATTACAACCTTGTAGGTCTCGGTATTTTAGGCACATGCTTAGCGATGATTTACATTCAATTAAACCCACGTTTCCATCAATCTACTGCACCACAAGCAGTTGCAAAACGTGAATTAGCTGACGATGAACTTGAAGGACTATAAGGAAGAAATTATGACTGAACAAACTAAAAAATCATTAACAAAAGGCGATATTCGTAGCACTTACTGGCGTTCAACTTTCTTGCTAGGTTCCTTCAACTTTGAACGTATGCAAGCAATGGGTTTCTGTGTATCCATGATCCCAGCCATTAAACGTCTTTACAGCAAAAAAGAAGATCAAGCAGCGGCGTTAAAACGCCACTTAGAATTCTTCAACACTCAACCTTGGGTAGCATCATCTATCATTGGTGTTACTGCGGCGATGGAACAAGAACGTGCGAACGGTAACGATATTGATGACTCAGCAATCAGCGGGGTGAAAGTCGGTTTAATGGGACCATTAGCCGGTGTGGGTGACCCAATTTTCTGGGGAACATTACGTCCTGTATTGGCCGCACTGGGGGCAGGTTTAGCCATTACTGGCAGCCTTTTAGGGCCATTACTTTTCTTCATCGGTATCAATCTTTGCCGTGCAGTAACTCGTTGGTATGGTTTCAAATACGGCTATGAAAAAGGTACCACAATCGTTAACGATATGGGTGGCGGTCGCTTACAAAAATTGACGCAGGGGGCGTCTATCCTCGGTCTCTTTGTCATGGGCTCACTGGTATCGAAATGGACAAGTATCAACATTCCATTAGAACTTTCCCGCTATAAAAACCAAATGGGCGAAGAAGTGGTGACCACTGTGCAAAGCGTGTTAAATGACCTTCTCCCAGGTCTTGCAGCGTTAGGTTTAACCTTCTTATGTATGTATTTATTACGTAAAAAAATCAACGCCATGTACATCATCTTCGCCTTATTCGGCGTAGGTATTTTAGGCTATCATTTTGGTGTGTTAGCGTAATATATTATGATATTGCCTTCCCTCTTTCGCTTGAGGGAAGGCAAATTTTTTAGCATGACATATAAATCCTATGAACTGGAAAGATCTCATCAAGCCACCACCGGCTGAAGGCTATATTAAAAATTCATCCAATTTAGTGACCGCACTTTTTGTTCTGGCGGGCATTCTTTATTACCCCACTAATGGCTATGGCGCCGTCATCGCTTTAATTGCCGCATTAATTGTATTAATCGGACAAAAAATGCTGATTGCTCAAACCAATAAAGATTTCACTGAAATGCAATTAGCCGAGAAGCAATTCCAAGAAACCCAAAACAGTGATTACCTTCGCTTTATTGAAGCTCGTGCCACCCAAATGTTGCGCGACAACAAAGTCCTTTCCGAAAAAGGCAAAAAAGAGCTGGAAAGATTGCTGTCTGTCGTTAAAACGCATTTAGCATAGCTGCTCCAAAATAATCATAACTTTTGGCTATATGAAATAAGCTTTTCTTCTTTTTCTTATTTAAGTTAGAAAGGTATTATCAAGCGGAAATTTATGATTTATCCCTTAGGAGTAGTTTATGTCTCAATTTAAAATTCACACCATTGAATCAGCACCTGAAGCAGCACAAGAAGCCTTAAAAGCCGTACAAAATGCCAATGGTTTTATTCCAAATTTAATTGGTGTTCTCGCAAACGCCCCTACTGCACTTGAAACTTATCGCACAGTGGGCGGCATTAATGGTCGTAACAGCTTAACGGCAACAGAACGCGAAGTGGTGCAAATTACTGCGGCTGTAGTCAATGGCTGTGGTTTCTGTGTAGCTGGCCACACAAAGATCGCTTTAAAAGTATTAAAACTTGAAGAAGAGCTTGTAAACCAAATTCGTGCAACTGCTCGTATTGAAAGTGAGAAAAAACTCGATACTTTAGCGCGTTTTACTCTTGCTGTTATTTTACAAAAAGCAAAATTAACGGAAGCGCAGCTTAAAGCGTTCTTTGATGCGGGTTATACCCAAGAAAATGCCATTGATGTGATTTTAGGTGTCAGCCTCGCCACATTATGCAACTATGTGAACAATATCGCTGAAACGCCAATCAACCCTGAATTACAGGCATTTGCATAATCAAGCCAATATAAAAAGTGCGGTCCAAAATGACCGCACTTTTTTATTCCTTCACAAATTGTTTAATTTGATCTGAATTCAAATGTCCTGGTTGTGCTTTGATAAGGTTTAAATCTTTATCCAATAGCAAATTAAACGGGTAGCCTAATACATTGGCTCGTTTAATGATTTCACCCTTTTCATCCAATAATACCGTGATATTTTTGTAATCCAGACCTTTATACCAATTGATAAATTTTTGGCTATTTTGTTCGTTCTTTTGTCCAGGTGAGGCAATTGTAATCACATTAAAATTAAGATTTTTTTCAGCACTAAGATCATCAATTTCCGCTAAACCAGCCAAGCAAATTGGACACCAAGATGCCCACATTTTGATATAAAGCGGTTTGCCTTGATATTGTGATAAAGAGACGGTTTGATTATCCAACGTTTTCAACGGAACATCAGCCAAAGACACCTTCTCTTGTGCAAAACTCAATGGACTCAAAAACAATAAAAGTGCGGTCAATATTTTTCTCATTTTTTCCTCTTATTTCACAAAGGGAATCAAATCGCCATAGCCTTGTTTTTCCATTTCATCTAATGGAATAAACTTAATCGATGCGCTGTTGATGCAATAACGTAAACCACCTTTATCACGAGGGCCATCATCAAACACATGACCTAAATGGGCATGGCCACTGCGACTCAACACCTCAATGCGAGTCATATTAAAGCTATTGTCTTTTTGATACTCCGCCACTTCAGCGGCAATCGGTTTGGTAAAACTTGGCCAACCACAACCGGATTCAAATTTATCTTTAGAAGAAAATAATGGTTCTCCCGTGGTGATATCCACATAAATACCCGGCGCGAAATTATCCCAATATTCGTTACTAAAAGAGCGTTCAGTATGTTTACCTTGCGTCACATCATATTGAAGTGCGGTCAATTTTTGCTTTAATTCTGCATCACTTGGTTTTGGATATTTTTTATCATCAATTAATGGCTCATCGGCTTTTTTGATGTCAATATGGCAATAACCATTCGGGTTTTTCTTGAGATAATCCTGATGATACTCTTCCGCCTCCACATAATTTTTCAGCGGTTCTACTTCAATTTGAATCGGCACTTGATATTTACTTTGTAAGGTTTTTAATGCCGCTTCAATAACGGCTTTATCTTGCTCATTTTGATAATAAATGCCGGTGCGATATTGTCTGCCTCGATCATTGCCTTGCTTGTTAATACTGGTTGGATCGATAACGCGGAAATAATATTGCAGTAATTTATCTAACGAAATTTTATTTGGATCGTAAGTGACTTTCACCGTTTCCGCATGATCTGTCGCATGCAATAATTGGTAGTTAGTGGTATCACCTTTTCCATTGGCATAACCAGAAACAGCATCAGTCACGCCTTGAATTCTTTCCATATAAGCTTCTAGTCCCCAAAAACAACCACCGGCAAGATAAATAATTTGTTGTTCTTGTTTACTTTCCATTGTCATTTTTTGCTCCTTTGATGATTCTGTGTGATCAGCATACGTTAAACTACTTTGCAAACCGCCAAAAAGTGCGGTCAATATGAGAAATGTTTTTGTATATTTCATTTTCTTTCCTTATTATAGAAAAATCTTCAGCTTGCATTTCATTAGACGAAGACAAGCCCATTTTCTTACAAAATAAGGCAATTTTTTACCGCACTTTGTGCAAGGAACCTTTATGCCAAACATACATCTCCGCAATAATTATCAAAAAGCTGTTGTTTGTATGGTGTTAGCTTACATCAGCATTGCCTTAATGGGTGTATTTGTAAAATACGCCTCTGATGAATTACCGTCCAGTGAAATTTTATTTTCCCGCTTCTTTATTGGTTTTGTTTTTCTCTTGCCCTTTTTAATTAAAGATGGCGATTTCAAAGTCGATATGTCGCAATGGAAGTTTCTCATTTTGCGTAATCTCGCTGGCATTGCCAGTATGTTGCTAACCTTCTACGCCATTAAATATTTGCCGATTTCTATTGCGATTTTATTGATGAATACGTCCGCACTTTTTGTGCCTTTATTGCTGTTTTTCTTTAAAGTCAGAACGCCATTAAAAGTATTAGCTTGCAGTTTTATGGGGTTTATCGGTGTATCCATCATTATGCTGACCAACGGTTCAATGAATATCAACCCTATCCATGTAGGCTATGCGTTAGGTGCTGCAGTATTGGCGGCCATGGCATTTATCAGCTTACAAGAGCTCAATAAACACAACTCACCTAAAAATATCGTGTTTTACTTCCACTTATTAGGCTCGATTTTATTGCCACTCTTTTTCATCACGCAGTGGAAAATGCCAACATTACATGGATTTACTCTGCTACTTTTAGTGGGCGGATTCGGTCTTATTTTCCAATTATTACTCACTCGCGCCTTTAAATACGCCCCTGCCAATGTCATCACGCCTTTTGCTTTTACTGGCGTGATTTTCTCCAGCATCTGTGACTGGTTCTTCTGGGATAACGTACCAAGCCTAAATTTCTGGATTGGTTCATTAGTCATTATTATTGCCGTCAGTTTACTTGCCAGAATGCGGGCAAAATAGAGAAA encodes:
- a CDS encoding YdbH family protein, translating into MRKRCLWALIILLFLLVVSVGLVRVFATPKRVEQLANHFLAPHYHIELADDWQWKATGLTLPELKVKTEQCTLVNLNNTQLTWWNTHSLDVEKASLDYDCLTHLPSDNAEKTPPNLTALWAALPISDVKVKHFQLTNTDALKQAALQPFLSADWALDANYNGNQLALEAQANNDGLELHHQSTVTPRDGIFQWTGNTDIKQAGDKTYDLQFTANFEPDLSQLPQQGNVLFNWNNPELAVTKGEAKVSWQGADGQLNVQDLTANSPLLDVPFVFTKDGLDISWGKFYWTFDSYQPIKGFLGLSIHRAAEGLLPLSIDMNVILQTFGEMGKGEIVISGKNGEIGGGDDNNELDFELKTRGDLRYNSTVALTNLTYHLGGIFTHLVVYFYPGSVFKMDTVQPDTKLHVRLPLDDIIIGRYGLEGRLQATLNGTTPQFENLNLKLDGNAHEFIAGIKTVFDFRDEEHKLQSVEKQATNRWDWIINGSANWKSLNTPVKMEGKGFWEADHIELNQLSAHSKEVKMKEVKMAPLSLELKDRLRWDYEEEHIRGLLQAKTDWIELAYGGRFVSPVFGLGIDGKSIGNFNFAGDLKAGSLGPLDVLGVYQNSALSGEISWKEQSAKVFQSLFPQKWNWLIHEGSIKGQSKFVINTNGVKMGGELNLKGGKITMPDGEVYGLNIRFPMNYENDALQVAAGKPIHISTKNIRYGALSVANGELDLFGRYPNTMKNPLILKNVKLSLFDGELTVPQLTFPQSKMATLSFTNIDLAQVLALAQYNQVTLTGRANATLPFWLGHKECLICNGTLEQVGNVSIKLTDEMVKGLKKGGWTENILVDLLKEMELQNSHAAVTLDPKGQMTLRASISGFNPTKQTHNPITLNYTHQENMFELWNMIDYGSQFEQNLQYKLYKQLDKDK
- a CDS encoding DMT family transporter; protein product: MFFVYLIIALAAGVALASQSAINTQLAKAMSGEAVIATFISFAVGTIVLFFIAWVKTDLWGNLSTVPSQPWWKLIGGILGAVVVFTTVLLAPKLGITAMLFFIIVGQLITAATIDHFGLIGMPIREVNITKFIGLIIVAFGLVFYFFGDKLVELFGTR
- a CDS encoding mannose/fructose/sorbose PTS transporter subunit IIB: MTHIIVATHGKFSEEIVNSAAMVYGEDENCHVVTFLPGEGGEHLIKKYNAIIATLPENEPVLFLVDLFGGSPYNAASRVASERDNTDIVTGINLPMLLEVLDAKDGASLDELVETAKEVGVAAVKSFRQPKESKPAPTPASKPAEAPKTSPNPTALSGNMNISLLRIDSRLIHGQVATSWAKAVKCEAIFAINDDVANDALRRDLLLQIAPEHLKAYVIPVEKAIKVYHNPKYAGKNILWLVTNPTDILRLIEGGVKIDKVNVGGMTYREGDKLISQAVAVNPTDVAAFKQLLDKGVELSLQQVASSPKSMLTHKELDAIQF
- a CDS encoding PTS mannose/fructose/sorbose transporter subunit IIC; its protein translation is MTTMEIILVTLVAAICGMGSVLDERQTHRPLVACTLIGLVLGDLETGIIVGGTLELVALGWMNVGAAMAPDAALASVIATILVIKGGQDKGSALAIAIPVAAAGQVLTIFVRTLTIFLQHKADDFAAKANFRGIEFCHFSGLALQALRVAIPTFFVALVAGTDTVTEALNAIPEVVTRGLQIAGGFIVVVGYAMVINMMRAGALMPFFFLGFVIASFTNYNLVGLGILGTCLAMIYIQLNPRFHQSTAPQAVAKRELADDELEGL
- the manZ gene encoding PTS mannose transporter subunit IID → MTEQTKKSLTKGDIRSTYWRSTFLLGSFNFERMQAMGFCVSMIPAIKRLYSKKEDQAAALKRHLEFFNTQPWVASSIIGVTAAMEQERANGNDIDDSAISGVKVGLMGPLAGVGDPIFWGTLRPVLAALGAGLAITGSLLGPLLFFIGINLCRAVTRWYGFKYGYEKGTTIVNDMGGGRLQKLTQGASILGLFVMGSLVSKWTSINIPLELSRYKNQMGEEVVTTVQSVLNDLLPGLAALGLTFLCMYLLRKKINAMYIIFALFGVGILGYHFGVLA
- a CDS encoding carboxymuconolactone decarboxylase family protein — protein: MSQFKIHTIESAPEAAQEALKAVQNANGFIPNLIGVLANAPTALETYRTVGGINGRNSLTATEREVVQITAAVVNGCGFCVAGHTKIALKVLKLEEELVNQIRATARIESEKKLDTLARFTLAVILQKAKLTEAQLKAFFDAGYTQENAIDVILGVSLATLCNYVNNIAETPINPELQAFA
- a CDS encoding redoxin family protein, which encodes MRKILTALLLFLSPLSFAQEKVSLADVPLKTLDNQTVSLSQYQGKPLYIKMWASWCPICLAGLAEIDDLSAEKNLNFNVITIASPGQKNEQNSQKFINWYKGLDYKNITVLLDEKGEIIKRANVLGYPFNLLLDKDLNLIKAQPGHLNSDQIKQFVKE
- the msrAB gene encoding bifunctional peptide-methionine (S)-S-oxide reductase MsrA/peptide-methionine (R)-S-oxide reductase MsrB — translated: MKYTKTFLILTALFGGLQSSLTYADHTESSKEQKMTMESKQEQQIIYLAGGCFWGLEAYMERIQGVTDAVSGYANGKGDTTNYQLLHATDHAETVKVTYDPNKISLDKLLQYYFRVIDPTSINKQGNDRGRQYRTGIYYQNEQDKAVIEAALKTLQSKYQVPIQIEVEPLKNYVEAEEYHQDYLKKNPNGYCHIDIKKADEPLIDDKKYPKPSDAELKQKLTALQYDVTQGKHTERSFSNEYWDNFAPGIYVDITTGEPLFSSKDKFESGCGWPSFTKPIAAEVAEYQKDNSFNMTRIEVLSRSGHAHLGHVFDDGPRDKGGLRYCINSASIKFIPLDEMEKQGYGDLIPFVK
- a CDS encoding DMT family transporter; this translates as MPNIHLRNNYQKAVVCMVLAYISIALMGVFVKYASDELPSSEILFSRFFIGFVFLLPFLIKDGDFKVDMSQWKFLILRNLAGIASMLLTFYAIKYLPISIAILLMNTSALFVPLLLFFFKVRTPLKVLACSFMGFIGVSIIMLTNGSMNINPIHVGYALGAAVLAAMAFISLQELNKHNSPKNIVFYFHLLGSILLPLFFITQWKMPTLHGFTLLLLVGGFGLIFQLLLTRAFKYAPANVITPFAFTGVIFSSICDWFFWDNVPSLNFWIGSLVIIIAVSLLARMRAK